One segment of Alphaproteobacteria bacterium DNA contains the following:
- a CDS encoding tripartite tricarboxylate transporter substrate binding protein, whose protein sequence is MIIRRRTLLAATAASALASPTIAQAAFPRRGLQLIVAFAAGGSTDVGARILAAAAEKELGQTVTVVNKAGAGGQLGFTEIARARPDGYTLGFINLPAVNTIVLDPERKAVFNMESFIPVANQVLDPGLIWVKGDSPFKNMKDLVDAAKKAPNTVRACTTGILSDDHLAILMTHEAAGVEFRIVHFDSGVQQLAGVIGGHVDVAFDNVGSVVKRVLSGEVRGLAVTDHVRSPFLPDVPTTKELGYPTIISSSTRGVAAPKGTPAAAIKVLEAAFLKAINSADMKTKMDAAGLALRPMVGAEYAKYYADLHKQATKYTEWALKMR, encoded by the coding sequence ATGATCATCCGTCGTCGCACATTGCTCGCCGCCACGGCGGCCAGCGCGCTCGCCAGCCCGACGATCGCCCAGGCCGCCTTCCCGCGCCGCGGGCTGCAGCTCATCGTCGCCTTCGCCGCCGGCGGCAGCACCGACGTGGGCGCGCGCATCCTCGCCGCCGCGGCCGAGAAGGAGCTCGGCCAGACCGTCACCGTGGTCAACAAGGCGGGCGCCGGCGGCCAGCTCGGCTTCACCGAGATCGCCCGCGCGCGGCCCGACGGCTACACGCTGGGCTTCATCAACCTGCCGGCGGTCAACACCATCGTGCTCGATCCCGAGCGCAAGGCCGTCTTCAACATGGAGAGCTTCATCCCGGTCGCCAACCAGGTGCTCGACCCCGGCCTGATCTGGGTCAAGGGCGACAGCCCGTTCAAGAACATGAAGGACCTGGTCGACGCGGCGAAGAAGGCGCCCAACACGGTGCGTGCCTGCACCACCGGCATCCTGAGCGACGACCACCTCGCCATCCTGATGACCCACGAGGCGGCCGGCGTGGAGTTCCGCATCGTGCATTTTGACAGCGGCGTGCAGCAGCTCGCCGGCGTCATCGGCGGCCATGTCGACGTGGCCTTCGACAACGTCGGCAGCGTGGTCAAGCGCGTGCTGTCGGGCGAGGTGCGCGGCCTGGCGGTGACCGACCACGTGCGCTCGCCCTTCCTGCCCGACGTTCCGACCACCAAGGAGCTTGGCTACCCGACCATCATCTCCAGCTCGACGCGCGGCGTGGCGGCGCCCAAGGGCACGCCGGCCGCCGCGATCAAGGTGCTCGAGGCCGCCTTCCTCAAGGCGATCAACAGCGCCGACATGAAGACCAAGATGGATGCCGCCGGCCTGGCGCTGCGGCCGATGGTCGGCGCCGAATACGCCAAGTACTACGCCGACCTGCACAAGCAGGCGACCAAGTACACGGAATGGGCGCTGAAGATGCGGTAG
- a CDS encoding tripartite tricarboxylate transporter permease produces the protein MEALGHLMSGFAAALSWNYLLYAFAGCTLGTLIGVLPGLGPAAGTAILIPITFNLDPTGAIIMLAAIYYGAMYGGTVTSVLINVPGEAASVITCIDGHQMARQGRAGSALAIAAIGSFVGGIFATVALVLVAAPLASLALKFGPAEFFALMVAGLCLVVGLAGNNMWAALLMTIVGLLLAMVGLDPVRGAPRFTYGVNELIDGVGFVPVVMGLFGIGELLIAAERRQARLIQADLKNWNLSKEEWRLSRGAIARGTGVGFVLGLIPGVGAIVPTFIAYVLEKRVSKTPKRFGKGAVEGVAAAETANNSYANGAMVPLLSLGIPSSPTIAVLMGAFIIHGLQPGPFLFQERPDLVWTVIASFFVGNLILLILNLPLVGMWARLLRIPFGYLCVGVLIFCIIGSYSLKQSMFDVWVMLGFGIIGYLLRKLDFPLAPAILALILGPMMEKSLRTTLEISGGSFAIFLDRPVALALLAIPLIVLAAMLLRPRTFSKLRESDAE, from the coding sequence ATGGAAGCGCTTGGTCATCTGATGTCCGGCTTCGCCGCGGCACTCAGCTGGAACTACCTGCTCTACGCCTTCGCCGGCTGCACGCTGGGCACGCTGATCGGCGTGCTGCCGGGGCTGGGGCCGGCGGCCGGCACGGCGATCCTGATCCCGATCACCTTCAACCTCGATCCGACCGGCGCCATCATCATGCTGGCGGCGATCTACTACGGCGCGATGTATGGCGGCACCGTGACCTCGGTGCTGATCAACGTGCCGGGCGAGGCGGCCTCGGTGATCACCTGCATCGACGGCCACCAGATGGCACGCCAGGGCCGCGCCGGCTCGGCACTGGCGATCGCCGCCATCGGCTCCTTCGTCGGCGGCATCTTCGCGACCGTGGCACTTGTGCTGGTCGCCGCGCCGCTGGCGTCGCTGGCGCTGAAGTTCGGGCCGGCCGAGTTCTTCGCCCTGATGGTGGCCGGTCTGTGCCTGGTGGTCGGGCTGGCCGGCAACAACATGTGGGCGGCGCTGCTGATGACCATCGTCGGGCTGCTGCTCGCCATGGTCGGGCTCGATCCGGTGCGCGGCGCGCCGCGCTTCACCTATGGCGTCAACGAGCTGATCGACGGTGTCGGCTTCGTGCCCGTGGTGATGGGCCTGTTCGGCATCGGCGAGCTCTTGATCGCCGCCGAGAGGCGCCAGGCGCGCCTGATCCAGGCCGACCTGAAGAACTGGAACCTCAGCAAGGAGGAGTGGCGGCTCTCGCGCGGCGCGATCGCCCGCGGAACCGGCGTGGGCTTCGTGCTCGGCCTGATTCCCGGCGTCGGCGCCATCGTGCCGACCTTCATAGCCTATGTGCTGGAGAAGCGCGTGTCGAAGACGCCGAAGCGCTTCGGCAAGGGCGCCGTCGAGGGCGTGGCGGCGGCCGAGACGGCGAACAACTCCTACGCCAACGGCGCCATGGTGCCGCTGCTGTCGCTCGGCATCCCGAGCTCGCCGACCATCGCCGTGCTGATGGGCGCCTTCATCATTCACGGCCTGCAGCCCGGGCCCTTCCTGTTCCAGGAGCGGCCCGACCTGGTGTGGACGGTGATCGCCAGCTTCTTCGTCGGCAACCTGATCCTGCTGATCCTCAACCTGCCGCTGGTCGGGATGTGGGCCAGGCTGCTGAGGATCCCGTTCGGCTATCTCTGCGTCGGCGTGCTGATCTTCTGCATCATCGGCTCCTACAGCCTGAAGCAGAGCATGTTCGACGTCTGGGTCATGCTGGGCTTCGGAATCATCGGCTACCTGCTGCGCAAGCTCGACTTCCCGCTGGCGCCGGCGATCCTGGCGCTGATCCTGGGACCGATGATGGAGAAGTCGCTGCGCACCACGCTGGAGATCTCCGGTGGCAGCTTCGCCATCTTTCTCGACCGCCCGGTGGCGCTGGCGCTGCTGGCGATCCCGCTGATCGTGCTGGCCGCGATGTTGCTGCGCCCCCGCACCTTCTCCAAGCTGAGGGAAAGCGATGCCGAGTGA
- a CDS encoding tripartite tricarboxylate transporter TctB family protein — MRQGRLVATGVMLAFCLFAAWQSWLLPLTDRLGPGPGFFPFWMALIGVVLAIGLLVATVGEPAAAPVDGEAERILPSGPGAGRWFAIVLMLAAAAAAMEVLGFRITMLAFNAALAVALGERRWWVIALFAVLGSVGVFYVFTTWLDVLLPVGRFGI, encoded by the coding sequence ATGCGCCAGGGCAGGCTTGTCGCGACGGGCGTGATGCTGGCGTTCTGCCTGTTCGCCGCCTGGCAGTCCTGGCTGCTGCCGCTCACCGACCGGCTCGGGCCGGGGCCGGGCTTCTTTCCCTTCTGGATGGCGCTGATCGGCGTGGTGCTGGCGATCGGTCTGCTGGTCGCCACCGTCGGCGAGCCGGCCGCCGCGCCGGTAGACGGCGAGGCCGAGCGCATCCTGCCCAGCGGCCCGGGGGCCGGCCGCTGGTTCGCCATCGTGCTGATGCTCGCCGCCGCCGCCGCCGCCATGGAGGTGCTGGGCTTCCGCATCACCATGCTGGCGTTCAACGCCGCGCTCGCCGTCGCGCTCGGCGAGCGCCGCTGGTGGGTGATCGCGCTCTTCGCCGTGCTGGGCAGCGTCGGGGTGTTCTACGTGTTCACCACCTGGCTCGACGTGCTGCTGCCCGTCGGCCGGTTCGGGATCTAG
- a CDS encoding GIY-YIG nuclease family protein, translating into MAIPFEPTRSYVYKATRYEILPRIVELARPYGDVPFLLRDLSKKVLNDTYTREQLDIQIRKAQSDVLQRMSRIFGFYIPFLAKNLRIFERVGDGMFRNVSNLEEDEEIAEADADPDAIADEEAGPVGFVDTAGFIYMYSFPTIVREGVRFPIKIGLTRADDADARVQQQCRQTCCFENPTVLRTWKVQQVAAVEQAIHSILRARGRKRDAPGTEWFDTTLDEVESIVKFVQETG; encoded by the coding sequence ATGGCCATTCCGTTCGAACCGACACGCTCCTACGTCTACAAGGCAACCCGGTATGAGATACTCCCACGCATCGTCGAACTTGCGCGTCCGTACGGCGACGTCCCCTTTCTGTTGCGGGACCTATCCAAGAAGGTGCTGAACGACACCTACACGAGGGAACAGCTCGATATTCAGATTCGCAAAGCGCAGTCCGATGTGCTCCAGAGGATGAGTAGAATCTTTGGTTTCTACATACCGTTCCTTGCGAAGAATCTTCGTATTTTTGAGCGAGTCGGAGACGGCATGTTCAGGAATGTCTCCAACTTAGAAGAGGATGAAGAGATAGCCGAGGCGGATGCCGATCCCGATGCAATCGCTGATGAGGAGGCTGGACCTGTCGGTTTTGTGGACACCGCGGGCTTCATTTACATGTATTCATTTCCGACGATTGTTCGGGAAGGAGTGAGATTCCCAATCAAGATCGGCTTGACTCGAGCAGATGACGCGGATGCACGAGTTCAGCAGCAATGCAGGCAGACGTGCTGCTTCGAGAATCCCACAGTCCTGCGCACATGGAAGGTTCAGCAGGTGGCTGCCGTTGAGCAAGCGATCCACTCAATTTTGCGTGCACGCGGGCGCAAGCGCGATGCCCCTGGCACGGAGTGGTTTGATACCACGCTTGATGAGGTCGAAAGCATCGTGAAGTTCGTTCAAGAGACTGGCTGA
- a CDS encoding DUF4238 domain-containing protein, with amino-acid sequence MRHHYVPVFYLKQWAEQPDGKVPFYQWINDRIVPGRRTPENTGYEDDLYAKDKVPDTERHIIEESLFSPIDNAAAPIHRKMLQLEDCDLTPDERAAWAVFLIAANARVPGIVNEARAKYAASAREAFLKNPDEYERAKGSASEATFVEWIDKHYPGLIDNFGLDTMARHITNSDRIREYVDLKWSAHTIPDSNAPLITTDRPLWFWQNPSHPQFSIVMPLSPRSMFVAAHTEAFAENIARADHSDLAAKVNASLIHRARERVYGRIELSLLEPLWRNGLQVQDNPRLLND; translated from the coding sequence GTGCGGCATCACTACGTGCCCGTCTTCTATCTCAAGCAGTGGGCCGAGCAGCCAGACGGCAAAGTCCCCTTTTATCAGTGGATCAACGACCGCATCGTGCCCGGCCGGCGGACGCCGGAGAACACGGGCTACGAGGATGACCTCTACGCCAAGGACAAGGTCCCCGATACAGAGCGTCACATCATCGAAGAGAGCCTGTTTAGTCCGATCGACAACGCGGCCGCGCCGATCCACCGCAAGATGCTACAGCTCGAGGACTGTGATCTGACCCCGGACGAGCGTGCTGCTTGGGCGGTTTTCCTGATCGCCGCCAACGCCCGCGTACCCGGCATCGTCAACGAGGCGCGGGCCAAGTATGCAGCTAGCGCCCGCGAAGCATTTCTCAAGAACCCCGATGAGTACGAGCGCGCCAAGGGCAGCGCGTCGGAAGCGACATTCGTCGAGTGGATCGACAAGCACTACCCTGGCCTGATCGACAACTTCGGCCTCGATACGATGGCCCGCCACATCACAAATTCGGACCGTATCCGGGAGTATGTAGACCTCAAGTGGTCCGCCCACACTATCCCCGATTCCAATGCGCCCCTCATCACTACTGACCGACCGCTCTGGTTCTGGCAGAACCCGAGCCACCCTCAGTTCTCGATCGTGATGCCGCTATCGCCCCGGAGCATGTTCGTCGCTGCCCATACGGAGGCTTTCGCTGAGAACATCGCGCGGGCAGATCACTCTGACCTCGCAGCCAAGGTCAACGCATCCCTCATCCACCGAGCTCGCGAGCGAGTCTACGGCCGCATCGAGCTTAGTCTTCTCGAGCCGCTTTGGCGCAACGGACTGCAAGTGCAGGACAATCCCCGGCTGCTCAACGACTAA
- a CDS encoding polyprenyl synthetase family protein: MAVVVTLDDKRRRGPSLEPLLALCAQDLERVNRVIASGMQSSVQLIPKLADYLVGAGGKRMRPLLTIAAAKLCGYNGEHHVQLAACVEFIHSATLLHDDVVDGSDLRRGKPAANAVWGNKASVLVGDFLFTRAFELMVEVGSIEVLGILSNASSVIAEGEVLQLTVANNISIGEGVYMDVIKAKTAKLFAAAAEVSPVIAGRPRAERDALAAYGLNLGIAFQLVDDALDYGGSAAKLGKAVGDDFREGKVTLPVILAFLRGDAEERAFWKRVMEKLEQNDADLQRALELMQKHGALADTLDRARHYGAMARDALGLFGDSAVKRAMVEAVDFAIERAH, encoded by the coding sequence ATGGCCGTGGTGGTAACGCTGGACGACAAGCGCCGCAGGGGCCCGAGTCTGGAGCCGCTGCTGGCGCTGTGCGCCCAGGATCTCGAGCGCGTCAACCGCGTGATCGCCTCGGGCATGCAGTCCTCGGTGCAGCTGATCCCCAAGCTCGCCGACTACCTGGTGGGCGCCGGCGGCAAGCGCATGCGACCGCTGCTGACCATCGCCGCCGCCAAGCTCTGCGGCTACAACGGCGAGCACCACGTGCAGCTCGCCGCCTGCGTCGAGTTCATCCACTCCGCCACCCTGCTGCACGACGACGTGGTCGACGGCTCGGACCTGCGCCGCGGCAAGCCGGCGGCCAACGCGGTGTGGGGCAACAAGGCCTCCGTCCTGGTCGGCGACTTCCTCTTCACCCGCGCCTTCGAGCTGATGGTCGAGGTCGGCTCGATCGAGGTGCTGGGCATCCTCAGCAACGCCTCGAGCGTGATCGCCGAGGGCGAGGTGCTGCAGCTCACCGTCGCCAACAACATCTCGATCGGCGAAGGCGTCTACATGGACGTCATCAAGGCCAAGACTGCCAAGCTGTTCGCCGCCGCCGCCGAGGTCTCGCCGGTGATCGCCGGCCGCCCGCGCGCCGAGCGCGACGCGCTGGCCGCCTACGGCCTGAACCTCGGCATCGCCTTCCAGCTGGTCGACGACGCGCTCGACTACGGCGGCAGCGCCGCCAAGCTCGGCAAGGCGGTGGGCGACGATTTCCGCGAGGGCAAGGTCACCCTGCCGGTGATCCTCGCCTTCCTGCGCGGCGACGCCGAGGAGCGGGCGTTCTGGAAGCGGGTGATGGAGAAGCTCGAGCAGAACGACGCGGACCTGCAGCGCGCGCTGGAGCTGATGCAGAAGCATGGGGCGCTGGCCGATACGCTGGATCGCGCACGGCATTACGGTGCGATGGCGCGCGATGCGCTGGGGTTGTTTGGGGACAGCGCGGTGAAGCGGGCGATGGTCGAGGCGGTCGATTTCGCGATCGAGCGGGCGCATTGA
- a CDS encoding methyltransferase: protein MTDRTDDSLLGGRVALWQRRAGYRVSIDAVLLAAAVSPRAGERILDAGCGTGAVGLCLLAREGATAFDIVGLEAQPDIALMARENAQRNGQGERYAIVEGDLAHPPAALLERAFDQVVSNPPFLDASAGTPSPDASADRANRESALDLAGWIARCLARLRSRGTLSLIQRADRLPAILAALDGKAGEITVLPLWPAAGEPARRVIVRARKGVGGPAVLLPGLTLHGGQGKYTAEAEAILRDAAPLVL, encoded by the coding sequence ATGACCGATCGAACCGACGACTCCCTCCTGGGCGGCCGGGTGGCGCTGTGGCAGCGGCGCGCCGGCTATCGCGTGTCGATCGACGCGGTGTTGCTGGCGGCGGCGGTGAGCCCCCGGGCCGGCGAGCGCATCCTCGATGCCGGCTGCGGCACGGGCGCCGTCGGGCTCTGCCTGCTGGCGCGCGAAGGCGCGACGGCCTTCGACATCGTCGGCCTCGAGGCGCAGCCCGACATCGCTCTGATGGCGCGCGAGAATGCGCAGCGCAATGGGCAGGGCGAGCGCTACGCCATCGTCGAGGGCGACCTCGCGCATCCGCCGGCGGCGCTGCTGGAGCGCGCCTTCGACCAGGTCGTCAGCAATCCGCCTTTTCTCGACGCGAGCGCGGGCACGCCCTCGCCGGACGCGTCGGCCGACAGGGCCAACCGCGAATCGGCCCTCGACCTCGCGGGCTGGATCGCGCGCTGCCTGGCGCGGCTGCGCTCGCGCGGCACGCTCAGCCTGATCCAGCGCGCCGACCGTCTGCCGGCGATCCTCGCGGCGCTCGACGGCAAGGCGGGCGAGATCACCGTGCTGCCGCTGTGGCCCGCCGCCGGCGAGCCGGCACGGCGCGTGATCGTGCGGGCGCGCAAGGGCGTCGGCGGCCCGGCGGTGCTGCTGCCCGGGCTGACGCTGCACGGCGGGCAGGGCAAGTACACCGCCGAGGCCGAAGCCATCCTGCGCGATGCAGCGCCACTGGTCCTGTAG
- a CDS encoding S49 family peptidase, with translation MFERLRAALARIPLLGVRAPVVVPVVRLSGVIAARGGFGPVLSLASVAPRLQRAFALRGAKAVALIINSPGGSPVQSALIAKRIRSLAEEKKLPVHIFVEDVAASGGYWLACAGDDIFADPSSIVGSIGVISAGFGFQKALERLGIERRVHTAGESKAMLDPFQPEDPEDVAKLRRLQDEMHATFKRWVRERRGERLTADDKTLFEGEFWTGQRGLELGLVDGLGHLREVLQERYGRKVRLPLVGERQPGFLRRMLGLTAVSVTGRELGRDWAEGALEAAEQRALWSRYGL, from the coding sequence ATGTTCGAGAGATTGCGCGCGGCGTTGGCCCGCATTCCGTTGCTGGGCGTCCGCGCGCCGGTTGTCGTGCCCGTGGTGCGCCTGTCGGGCGTGATCGCCGCGCGCGGCGGCTTCGGGCCGGTGCTGTCGCTGGCTTCCGTCGCGCCGCGCCTGCAGCGGGCGTTCGCGCTGCGCGGCGCCAAGGCGGTGGCGCTGATCATCAACTCGCCCGGCGGCTCGCCGGTGCAGTCGGCGCTGATCGCAAAACGCATTCGTTCGCTGGCTGAGGAGAAGAAGCTGCCGGTGCACATCTTCGTCGAGGATGTCGCGGCTTCGGGCGGCTATTGGCTGGCCTGCGCCGGTGACGACATCTTCGCCGATCCCTCGTCGATCGTGGGGTCGATCGGTGTGATCTCCGCCGGCTTCGGCTTCCAGAAGGCGCTGGAGCGGCTGGGCATCGAGCGGCGCGTGCATACCGCCGGCGAGAGCAAGGCCATGCTCGATCCCTTCCAGCCGGAGGATCCTGAGGACGTCGCGAAATTGCGCCGGCTGCAGGACGAGATGCACGCCACCTTCAAGCGCTGGGTACGCGAGCGCCGCGGCGAGCGGCTGACGGCCGACGACAAGACCCTGTTCGAGGGCGAGTTCTGGACCGGCCAGCGCGGGCTGGAACTCGGGCTGGTCGACGGGCTGGGCCATCTGCGCGAGGTGCTGCAGGAGCGCTACGGCCGGAAGGTGCGCCTGCCGCTGGTCGGCGAGCGCCAGCCCGGCTTCCTGCGCCGCATGCTGGGGCTGACCGCGGTGTCGGTGACCGGCCGGGAGTTGGGCCGCGACTGGGCGGAGGGGGCGCTGGAGGCCGCCGAGCAGCGCGCGCTGTGGTCGCGCTATGGGCTGTAG